In one Chlamydia sp. BM-2023 genomic region, the following are encoded:
- a CDS encoding Na(+)-translocating NADH-quinone reductase subunit C yields MSSEKSKSRLNQTWYVILFIFLLSLFASAFLSTVYYILAPFQEGAATFDRNKQMLTAAHVLDCSGRFQIYDEGSWKNATYDKKSHLLKVSDKRTPAVTSTILDAYAQDFVRPLLADKKGQMFSFEEKNINITEFLEKHQLGHFYKQPLLLFYVILANTEQAKSMTSAEVIKNPSVIQAIILPISGFGLWGPIYGYLGVENNGDTVLGTAWYQQGETPGLGANIANPQWQKQFYGKKVFLQSASGTTDFATTPLGLEVIKGLVQTAYGTSPKALSSIDGISGATLTCNGVTEAYAQSLAPYRNLLIYFAKLNNQRDLNGSK; encoded by the coding sequence ATGTCTTCAGAGAAATCCAAAAGCCGTCTGAATCAAACTTGGTACGTTATCCTTTTCATCTTTCTGTTAAGTTTGTTCGCTAGTGCTTTTCTTTCTACTGTGTATTACATTCTTGCTCCTTTTCAAGAAGGAGCCGCTACTTTCGACCGTAATAAACAAATGCTTACAGCAGCCCATGTTTTAGATTGCTCTGGGAGGTTTCAAATTTATGATGAAGGAAGTTGGAAAAACGCCACCTACGATAAAAAATCTCACCTGTTAAAAGTTTCTGATAAGCGTACTCCTGCAGTTACAAGTACGATTTTAGACGCTTATGCTCAAGATTTTGTTCGTCCTTTACTTGCAGATAAAAAAGGTCAGATGTTTTCTTTTGAAGAGAAGAATATCAACATTACAGAATTTCTAGAAAAGCATCAACTTGGGCACTTTTACAAGCAACCCTTACTACTGTTTTATGTAATTTTAGCAAATACAGAACAGGCTAAATCGATGACCTCAGCGGAAGTGATTAAAAATCCTTCGGTAATTCAAGCGATTATCCTGCCTATTTCTGGATTTGGCTTATGGGGACCTATTTACGGCTACCTAGGCGTAGAAAACAACGGAGACACTGTATTAGGAACTGCTTGGTATCAACAAGGAGAAACCCCTGGATTAGGGGCAAATATTGCAAATCCCCAGTGGCAAAAGCAATTCTACGGGAAAAAGGTCTTTTTACAGTCAGCATCAGGAACTACAGATTTTGCAACAACACCCCTGGGCCTGGAAGTAATTAAAGGATTGGTACAAACAGCATACGGAACATCTCCAAAGGCATTGTCATCGATTGATGGCATTTCAGGAGCTACACTCACATGTAATGGCGTTACGGAAGCCTACGCACAATCTCTAGCTCCTTATCGTAACTTGTTGATATATTTCGCTAAGCTTAATAATCAGAGAGATCTCAATGGCAGCAAATAA
- a CDS encoding Na(+)-transporting NADH-quinone reductase subunit B has product MLKRFVNSIWEICQKDKFQRFTPVADAIDTFCYEPIHTPSSPPFIRDAVDVKRWMMLVVIALFPATFLAIWNAGTQALVYGSGNPQLMEAFLHTSGFRGYFSFIFNDIGAFSVLAEGCKIFIPLLIISYSVGGACEVLFAVVRKHKIAEGLLVTGILYPLTLPPTIPYWMAALGIAFGIVVSKELFGGTGMNVLNPALTARAFLFFTFPAKMSGDVWVGSNPTKIKESLLAMNTSAGKSLVDGFSQSTCLQTLNSTLPSVKRVHVDAIASNVLHMTHVPTDNVLQSQFALWTESHPGLMLDKLTLAQLQDFVTSPLAEGGLGLIPTQFDSAYAITDVIYGIGKFSSGNLFWGNILGSLGETSTFACLLGAIFLVVTGIASWRTMAAFGLGAFITAWLFKIASILIVGKHGAWAPARFFIPAYRQLFLGGLAFGLVFMATDPVSSPTMKLAKWIYGLFIGFMTIVIRLINPAYPEGVMLAILLGNVFAPLLDYFAVRKYRRRRI; this is encoded by the coding sequence ATGCTTAAACGATTTGTTAATTCCATCTGGGAAATTTGTCAAAAGGACAAGTTTCAACGCTTTACTCCAGTTGCAGACGCCATCGATACGTTTTGCTACGAGCCAATTCATACGCCTTCATCTCCTCCTTTTATTCGCGATGCCGTAGATGTTAAGCGTTGGATGATGCTTGTTGTTATCGCCCTATTTCCCGCGACGTTCTTAGCTATCTGGAATGCTGGAACTCAAGCTTTAGTCTATGGTTCTGGGAATCCCCAGCTCATGGAGGCATTCTTACACACCTCAGGATTTCGCGGCTATTTCTCTTTCATTTTCAATGATATAGGAGCGTTTTCCGTCCTTGCAGAAGGATGCAAAATTTTCATTCCTCTGCTAATCATTAGCTATTCTGTAGGCGGAGCCTGCGAAGTACTCTTTGCCGTAGTCAGAAAACATAAAATCGCTGAAGGATTACTCGTTACAGGCATTTTATATCCATTAACATTACCGCCAACAATTCCCTATTGGATGGCAGCCTTAGGCATAGCCTTCGGCATTGTCGTCAGTAAAGAGCTGTTCGGAGGAACAGGAATGAACGTGCTTAATCCCGCGCTAACAGCACGAGCTTTCTTATTCTTTACGTTTCCTGCAAAAATGAGTGGGGATGTTTGGGTAGGAAGTAACCCTACGAAAATTAAAGAAAGTCTTCTTGCTATGAATACATCAGCAGGAAAGTCTCTAGTGGATGGTTTTTCTCAATCCACATGCTTACAAACATTAAATTCCACTCTGCCTTCAGTGAAAAGAGTGCATGTAGATGCTATAGCTTCTAATGTTTTACATATGACGCATGTACCTACAGATAATGTTTTACAATCACAATTTGCCTTATGGACAGAATCCCATCCCGGGCTCATGTTGGACAAGCTCACGCTAGCACAACTTCAAGATTTTGTAACTTCCCCTCTTGCTGAAGGAGGACTGGGATTAATCCCAACACAATTTGATTCTGCTTATGCTATTACCGACGTCATCTATGGTATTGGGAAATTTTCCTCAGGAAATCTATTTTGGGGAAATATCTTAGGTTCCTTAGGAGAAACATCAACGTTTGCTTGCTTACTTGGGGCTATTTTCCTAGTCGTTACAGGAATTGCCTCTTGGAGGACTATGGCAGCCTTCGGTCTGGGAGCATTTATCACAGCATGGTTATTTAAAATTGCAAGTATCCTTATTGTTGGGAAACATGGAGCCTGGGCTCCCGCAAGATTTTTTATCCCTGCATACCGGCAGTTATTCCTTGGAGGTTTAGCTTTCGGTCTTGTATTCATGGCTACGGACCCCGTATCCTCCCCAACCATGAAATTAGCAAAATGGATTTATGGATTGTTCATTGGTTTTATGACCATCGTTATCCGACTAATAAATCCTGCATATCCTGAAGGAGTCATGTTAGCTATTCTTCTCGGGAATGTCTTTGCTCCTCTTCTTGATTACTTTGCTGTTAGAAAGTATAGACGAAGGAGAATTTAG
- a CDS encoding polymer-forming cytoskeletal protein — MFRRSGKSPFEDVQTLYEEETPTHSNYSSYPRNERLDSPPNLFDSPKSPETRPLSSYPINEDSQKWSSQPSEMEPLLSFSEEPETTLGEGVTFKGELAFERLLRIDGTFEGILVSNGKIIIGPKGCVKADIQLQEAIIEGVVEGNITVTGKVELRGEAVVKGDIQAGTLCVDEGVRLLGYVAISGINEDIQKD, encoded by the coding sequence ATGTTCCGTAGAAGTGGGAAAAGCCCCTTTGAAGATGTTCAGACATTGTACGAAGAAGAAACGCCTACGCATTCTAATTATTCTTCCTACCCTAGAAACGAACGTTTAGACTCCCCTCCGAATCTTTTTGATTCTCCAAAGTCTCCAGAAACACGTCCTTTGTCCTCCTATCCCATAAATGAAGACTCTCAAAAATGGTCTTCTCAACCCTCTGAAATGGAGCCTCTGCTCTCTTTTTCTGAAGAGCCAGAAACTACGTTAGGAGAAGGAGTAACGTTTAAAGGTGAATTAGCTTTTGAACGTTTATTACGTATTGATGGAACTTTTGAAGGTATCTTAGTTTCCAATGGGAAAATTATCATAGGACCTAAAGGTTGCGTAAAAGCGGATATTCAGCTGCAAGAGGCAATTATTGAAGGTGTTGTTGAAGGTAATATTACCGTTACCGGAAAAGTTGAACTTCGAGGCGAGGCTGTAGTTAAAGGCGACATCCAAGCAGGCACGCTATGCGTTGACGAAGGCGTACGACTTTTGGGTTATGTTGCCATTTCTGGCATCAATGAGGATATCCAAAAAGACTAA
- the dnaA gene encoding chromosomal replication initiator protein DnaA — translation MLTCSECSTWEQFVNYVKTRCSKTAFENWISPIQIIEETQEKIRLEVPNIFVQNYLLDNYKKDLCSFVPLDAQGEPALEFVVSEIKKAPPQPVAIREQQEAPEEIVEEPKDFELKLNSAYRFDNFIEGPSNQFVKSAAVGIAGRPGRSYNPLFIHGGVGLGKTHLLHAVGHYVRENHKNLRVHCITTEAFINDLVHHLRLKSIDKMKNFYRSLDLLLVDDIQFLQNRQNFEEEFCNTFETLINLNKQIVITSDKPPGQLKLSERIIARMEWGLVAHVGIPDLETRVAILQHKAEQKGLHIPNEIAFYIADHIYGNVRQLEGAINKLTAYCRLFGKTLTETIVRDTLKELFRSPAKQKVSVESILKSVATVFQVKLQDLKGNSRAKELVLARQVAMYLAKTLITDSLVAIGAAFGKTHSTVLYACKTIEEKIEKDDTLTSQINLCKNHIVG, via the coding sequence ATGTTAACCTGTAGCGAATGTAGTACTTGGGAACAGTTTGTGAACTATGTTAAGACACGTTGCTCAAAAACGGCCTTTGAAAATTGGATTTCTCCTATTCAAATCATAGAAGAAACTCAAGAGAAAATCCGTTTAGAAGTTCCCAACATCTTTGTCCAAAATTACCTTCTTGATAATTATAAAAAGGATCTGTGTTCGTTTGTTCCTCTTGATGCCCAAGGAGAACCTGCTTTAGAATTTGTTGTTTCGGAAATAAAAAAAGCCCCTCCTCAGCCTGTTGCCATTCGTGAACAACAGGAAGCCCCTGAAGAAATTGTTGAAGAACCTAAAGATTTCGAACTTAAATTAAATTCTGCCTACCGTTTTGATAATTTCATAGAAGGCCCCTCAAACCAATTTGTCAAATCTGCAGCTGTAGGTATTGCCGGTCGTCCAGGACGTTCATACAATCCCCTATTTATTCATGGTGGTGTGGGCTTAGGAAAAACGCATCTTCTCCATGCTGTAGGTCACTACGTAAGAGAAAATCATAAAAATCTTCGTGTGCATTGTATTACTACAGAAGCATTCATTAACGATTTAGTTCATCATCTTAGATTAAAATCTATTGATAAAATGAAGAACTTCTATCGTTCATTAGACCTTCTTCTTGTTGACGATATTCAGTTTTTGCAAAATCGACAAAATTTCGAAGAAGAGTTTTGCAACACATTTGAAACATTAATTAACTTAAATAAGCAGATCGTCATTACTAGTGATAAACCTCCAGGACAATTAAAATTATCGGAGCGTATCATCGCAAGAATGGAATGGGGATTGGTTGCTCATGTGGGTATTCCCGATTTAGAAACTCGCGTAGCTATCTTACAGCATAAAGCAGAACAAAAAGGTCTGCATATTCCTAATGAAATCGCGTTCTATATTGCCGATCATATTTATGGAAATGTCCGCCAGCTTGAAGGAGCTATTAATAAGCTAACTGCTTACTGCCGTCTTTTTGGGAAAACTCTTACAGAAACTATTGTTCGCGATACTTTAAAAGAGCTTTTCCGTTCTCCCGCAAAACAAAAAGTTTCTGTAGAGAGCATATTAAAAAGTGTTGCCACTGTGTTTCAGGTAAAGCTGCAAGATCTGAAAGGGAATTCGCGTGCTAAAGAGTTAGTCTTAGCACGTCAAGTTGCCATGTATCTTGCAAAAACCCTCATTACAGATTCTCTAGTTGCTATAGGCGCTGCTTTCGGAAAAACACATTCTACAGTGTTATACGCTTGTAAAACTATAGAAGAAAAAATAGAAAAAGATGACACTCTAACGAGTCAAATTAATTTATGTAAAAACCACATTGTTGGGTAA
- a CDS encoding type III secretion chaperone, with translation MLDNEWKAILGWGDEELEELRISGYVFLRQGHYHKAILFFEALVILDPLSIYDFQTLGGLYLQIGENAKALAVLDQALRMQGDHLPTLLNKTKALFCLGRIEEASAIAVYLASCDDPMIANDSEALLMSYAKKTVKKPAALTR, from the coding sequence ATGTTAGATAATGAATGGAAAGCTATCCTAGGATGGGGAGATGAAGAACTCGAAGAATTACGCATTTCTGGTTACGTGTTCCTTCGTCAAGGTCACTACCATAAAGCTATTCTCTTTTTTGAGGCCTTAGTTATCTTAGATCCTCTAAGCATTTATGACTTTCAGACTCTCGGAGGATTATATTTGCAAATTGGAGAAAATGCCAAAGCTTTAGCGGTCTTAGATCAAGCTTTACGCATGCAAGGAGACCACCTCCCTACATTACTAAACAAAACTAAAGCTCTCTTTTGTTTAGGTCGCATTGAAGAAGCCTCTGCTATAGCAGTCTATCTAGCATCTTGTGATGATCCGATGATTGCTAATGATTCCGAAGCTTTGCTTATGAGTTATGCTAAAAAGACAGTAAAAAAGCCTGCAGCTCTTACGCGTTAA
- a CDS encoding DUF5399 family protein: MVEIFNYSTSVYEKHASNNKMVNDFRKEVHMEGLAIRDVAKHAQILDMTPKPSALSSLMQTNQKTHWAFFSPPNNFYKQRFSTPYLAPSLGSPDQQDHDMEKISSYLKVLTRGKFSYQSRVTPFLSYKDQQEDEKEEEDSDSEEDSIVEEGKILLKAIDLGLKSSNIMIDYVISRIFQFVQG, from the coding sequence ATGGTAGAAATTTTTAATTACAGTACCTCTGTTTACGAAAAACACGCGTCTAACAACAAAATGGTGAATGATTTCCGCAAGGAAGTCCACATGGAAGGGTTAGCAATCCGCGATGTTGCTAAACATGCTCAAATTTTAGACATGACGCCAAAACCTTCGGCGTTGTCTTCCCTAATGCAGACAAATCAGAAAACCCATTGGGCTTTCTTTTCTCCCCCTAATAATTTTTATAAGCAGAGATTCTCTACTCCTTATCTAGCTCCTTCTTTAGGGTCCCCTGATCAACAAGATCATGATATGGAAAAAATCTCCTCGTATCTTAAAGTACTTACCCGAGGAAAATTTTCCTATCAAAGTCGCGTAACTCCTTTTCTTTCTTATAAGGATCAACAGGAAGACGAAAAAGAAGAAGAAGATTCTGATTCTGAAGAAGACAGTATTGTTGAAGAAGGTAAAATTTTACTCAAAGCCATTGATTTAGGTTTAAAGTCTTCTAACATTATGATCGACTATGTGATTTCTCGTATTTTTCAATTTGTTCAAGGCTAA
- the rsmH gene encoding 16S rRNA (cytosine(1402)-N(4))-methyltransferase RsmH has product MAEIPPHVPVLIHECLSFFSDRQPRFFCDVTVGAGGHADAFLSTYPSIVSYDGSDRDVSALALAKERLEKFGDRVQLHHASFQDLAEDPKENVYDGILADLGVSSMQLDTLSRGFSFQGDQHDLDMRMDTSKGITASEVLNTLREEELGRIFREYGEEPHWKNVAKAVVSFRRRKKIITVSDLKEATARVFPSYRLRKKIHPLTLIFQALRVYVNQEDVQLKVLLESAIRWLAPQGRLIIISFCSSEDRPVKWFLRQAEAAGLGKILTKKVVMPTYEETRRNPRSRSAKLRCFEKNPS; this is encoded by the coding sequence ATGGCTGAGATTCCTCCTCATGTTCCCGTATTAATACATGAGTGCTTGTCTTTTTTTTCTGATCGTCAGCCGAGGTTTTTTTGTGATGTTACCGTAGGAGCTGGAGGACATGCCGATGCTTTTCTTTCGACATATCCTTCTATAGTTTCTTATGATGGCTCAGATAGAGATGTTTCAGCTTTAGCATTGGCTAAAGAACGTTTGGAAAAATTCGGAGATCGTGTTCAGCTTCATCATGCATCTTTTCAGGATCTTGCTGAAGATCCTAAAGAAAATGTCTATGATGGGATACTTGCAGATCTCGGAGTATCTTCTATGCAGTTGGATACGCTGTCGCGTGGCTTTAGTTTCCAAGGGGATCAACACGATTTAGATATGCGAATGGATACTTCAAAAGGAATAACGGCAAGTGAAGTTTTAAATACATTACGAGAAGAAGAACTAGGAAGAATTTTTCGTGAATATGGTGAAGAGCCTCACTGGAAAAATGTTGCCAAGGCAGTTGTAAGTTTTCGAAGACGTAAGAAAATTATAACGGTAAGTGATTTAAAAGAGGCAACAGCAAGGGTATTTCCTTCTTATCGTTTGCGTAAGAAAATTCACCCGCTAACTTTGATTTTTCAAGCATTACGCGTGTACGTCAATCAAGAAGATGTACAATTGAAAGTATTACTAGAGTCTGCTATCCGTTGGCTGGCTCCTCAAGGACGCTTGATTATTATTTCATTTTGTAGTTCCGAAGATCGTCCTGTAAAATGGTTTTTGAGGCAGGCAGAGGCCGCTGGGTTGGGAAAAATTCTCACTAAGAAAGTTGTTATGCCCACATATGAAGAAACAAGGAGAAATCCTCGATCTCGATCAGCAAAATTGCGTTGTTTTGAAAAGAATCCTTCATGA
- a CDS encoding penicillin-binding protein 2 — translation MNHRKYLTMITCGVLLSYSLLIVRYYKIQICEGKRWAVEALGQHEFRVKDPFRRGTFFAQINLRKGEQEQLQPLAVDITKFHLCLDAVAIPEEHRNSIAEKIFSFVGEGDYKKLRGEFDKKSRHRKLVLWLDHSERDRILSWWRKYAAQHKLPSNALFLISDYQRSYPFGKLLGQVLHTLREVKDEKTGRAFPTGGLEAYFNHILEGEPGERKLLRSPLNRLDLDKTTKIPKDGSDIYLTVNPCIQTIAEEELEKGVKEACAKGGRLILMNSYTGDILALAQYPFFNPTDYKDFFNDQEKIEHTKVTSVSDVFEPGSIMKPITIAIALLANEEMEKRGNKPLFDPSEPIDVTRTIFPGRKQFPLKDISLNRRLNMYMAIQKSSNVYVAQLADRIIQNLGNHWYEEKLLALGFGKKTGIELPGEAAGLVPSPKRFHINGVPEWSLSTPYSLAMGYNLLATGMQMVRAYAILANGGYDVRPTLIKKIVTTSGREYVLHSHMKGERILSQAIVDEVLKATRLTTYPGGTGFRASPKNYSSAGKTGTTEKLINGKYDKRRHISSFIGITPVYPEDTSVPLVMLVSIDDPDHGLREDGTKNYMGGRCAAPIFARVADRVLPYLGISEDKQKYDYKNEVSSVKSLYEEWNRSGK, via the coding sequence ATGAATCACCGTAAATATTTAACCATGATTACTTGTGGGGTATTGTTATCCTACTCTCTTCTTATCGTGCGTTATTATAAAATTCAGATTTGTGAGGGGAAACGCTGGGCAGTAGAAGCTTTAGGACAACACGAATTTCGTGTTAAAGATCCTTTTCGCAGGGGAACATTTTTTGCTCAGATAAATTTAAGAAAGGGGGAACAGGAGCAACTGCAGCCTTTAGCTGTGGATATCACCAAGTTCCATCTTTGTTTAGATGCTGTGGCTATTCCCGAAGAACATCGTAACAGTATTGCTGAAAAAATATTTAGTTTTGTTGGTGAAGGTGATTATAAAAAATTGCGAGGGGAGTTTGATAAAAAATCCCGACATCGCAAGTTGGTACTTTGGTTAGATCATTCGGAAAGGGATCGTATTCTTTCTTGGTGGAGAAAGTATGCGGCACAACACAAGCTGCCTTCCAATGCTCTATTTTTAATTTCTGATTATCAAAGATCCTATCCTTTTGGAAAGCTTTTAGGTCAGGTGCTTCATACCCTTAGAGAAGTTAAGGATGAAAAAACAGGAAGGGCATTTCCTACCGGGGGCTTAGAGGCTTACTTCAACCATATTTTAGAGGGAGAGCCCGGAGAAAGAAAACTGCTACGTTCTCCTTTAAATCGTTTAGATCTCGATAAAACTACGAAAATTCCTAAGGACGGCTCTGATATTTATCTTACAGTAAATCCTTGCATACAAACGATAGCTGAAGAGGAATTAGAGAAAGGCGTTAAAGAGGCGTGCGCTAAAGGTGGACGTCTGATTTTAATGAACTCTTATACTGGGGATATTCTTGCTTTAGCTCAATATCCTTTTTTTAACCCTACAGACTACAAAGACTTTTTTAATGATCAGGAAAAGATAGAGCATACAAAAGTTACTTCTGTAAGTGATGTTTTTGAGCCAGGTTCTATTATGAAACCTATTACTATTGCTATAGCCTTGCTTGCAAATGAAGAGATGGAAAAAAGAGGTAATAAACCTCTATTTGACCCTAGTGAGCCTATTGATGTTACACGTACTATTTTTCCTGGTAGGAAGCAATTTCCTCTTAAGGATATTTCATTAAATCGTCGTTTGAATATGTACATGGCGATTCAGAAATCTTCCAATGTTTATGTTGCACAGCTTGCCGATCGTATAATTCAGAATTTAGGGAACCATTGGTACGAAGAAAAATTACTTGCTTTAGGGTTTGGGAAAAAAACAGGAATAGAACTCCCTGGAGAAGCTGCAGGATTAGTTCCTTCGCCAAAACGTTTTCATATTAATGGTGTTCCTGAGTGGTCTTTGTCTACACCATATTCTCTTGCTATGGGGTACAATCTTCTCGCTACCGGAATGCAGATGGTGAGGGCTTATGCTATTCTTGCTAACGGAGGCTATGATGTGCGTCCTACATTGATCAAGAAAATTGTCACGACCTCCGGGAGGGAATACGTTTTACATTCTCACATGAAGGGAGAGAGGATTCTTTCTCAGGCTATAGTTGACGAAGTGTTGAAAGCTACGCGCTTGACAACCTATCCGGGAGGTACAGGCTTTCGTGCCTCACCTAAGAATTACTCTAGTGCAGGGAAAACAGGAACAACAGAAAAACTTATTAATGGGAAATATGACAAGCGTCGTCATATTTCTTCGTTCATAGGAATTACTCCTGTATATCCAGAGGATACTTCGGTTCCTTTAGTTATGCTGGTTTCTATAGACGATCCTGATCACGGCTTAAGAGAAGACGGCACCAAGAACTACATGGGAGGTAGGTGTGCCGCTCCAATATTTGCACGAGTAGCAGATCGAGTTTTACCTTATTTAGGCATTTCTGAGGATAAGCAAAAATACGATTATAAAAACGAAGTTAGCTCTGTAAAGTCCTTATATGAGGAATGGAATCGTTCGGGAAAGTAA
- a CDS encoding UDP-N-acetylmuramoyl-L-alanyl-D-glutamate--2,6-diaminopimelate ligase, with protein MDLKKLLHNIEAKTYGKIFPVEVRNITKNSRNVGVGDIFIAQKGKQCDGNDFSSLAVQNGAIAVVSSLYNPFLPVVQVVSSNLPLIEAELAAKYYDYPSQKLTTVGVTGTNGKTTVAHLIKFLFDSCGEPSGLLGTIEHSLGNSCIHDGFTTPESCLLQKYLGEMVKNNLSVAVMETSSIGLALDRLAQVEFDIGVLTNITLDHLDFHTSFEEYIKAKLKLFALLPETGLAVVNADLSYAPQFLEGTKAKPITYGIKQPADYQARNLNFSHSGTDCELIYQGKSFPCHSPLIGKHNIYNVLAALAVVHQRLNCDFQNLIDVMRNAEAPKGRLDPVLSGHCPVYIDYAHTPDALDNVCETLHGLLPEQGRLLVVFGCGGDRDQSKRKLMAQVVEKYGFAIVTSDNPRGEDPQSIINDVCSGFVKRNFSVEIDRKQAITYALSIASDRDIVLVAGKGHETYQIFKHQTIAFDDKEIVWEVLSSHV; from the coding sequence ATGGATTTAAAAAAACTCCTTCACAACATAGAGGCTAAAACATACGGGAAAATTTTTCCTGTAGAGGTAAGAAACATTACCAAAAATTCTCGTAATGTTGGAGTAGGAGATATTTTTATCGCCCAGAAAGGAAAGCAGTGCGATGGAAACGACTTTTCCTCTCTCGCTGTGCAAAACGGAGCCATCGCAGTGGTTTCTTCTCTTTATAACCCATTTTTACCTGTTGTGCAGGTCGTCTCTTCAAATTTACCTCTTATTGAGGCTGAGCTTGCTGCAAAGTATTACGACTATCCTTCCCAAAAGCTCACCACTGTTGGTGTTACGGGAACTAATGGGAAAACTACAGTTGCTCACTTAATAAAATTTTTATTTGATTCTTGTGGTGAGCCTTCTGGTTTGTTAGGCACCATTGAGCATAGTCTAGGCAACAGCTGTATTCATGATGGTTTTACTACCCCCGAGTCATGTTTGCTGCAAAAGTACTTGGGCGAAATGGTAAAAAATAACCTCTCTGTTGCTGTTATGGAGACCTCTTCTATAGGGTTGGCATTAGATCGGTTGGCCCAGGTAGAGTTTGATATCGGTGTTTTAACAAACATTACCTTGGATCACCTAGACTTTCACACCTCATTCGAGGAATATATAAAGGCGAAACTCAAGCTGTTTGCGCTATTGCCAGAAACAGGACTCGCTGTAGTTAATGCTGATCTTTCTTATGCCCCACAGTTCTTAGAGGGTACCAAAGCTAAACCTATCACTTATGGAATAAAACAACCCGCTGATTACCAAGCACGTAATCTGAATTTTTCTCATTCAGGAACTGATTGCGAATTAATCTACCAAGGTAAAAGTTTTCCATGTCATTCACCATTAATTGGTAAACACAACATTTATAACGTTCTTGCTGCATTAGCGGTAGTTCATCAACGATTAAACTGTGATTTTCAGAATTTAATTGATGTGATGAGGAATGCTGAAGCTCCTAAAGGACGATTGGATCCGGTATTATCCGGACATTGCCCAGTTTATATTGACTATGCTCATACGCCAGATGCTTTGGATAACGTTTGTGAAACCCTTCATGGGCTACTTCCTGAGCAGGGAAGACTTCTCGTGGTTTTTGGATGCGGAGGAGATAGAGATCAAAGTAAGCGCAAGCTTATGGCTCAAGTAGTTGAGAAGTACGGATTCGCTATTGTTACTTCGGATAACCCTAGAGGAGAGGATCCTCAGTCAATTATAAATGACGTTTGTTCAGGATTTGTAAAAAGAAATTTTTCCGTCGAAATCGACAGAAAACAAGCAATTACATATGCTTTGTCCATTGCCTCAGATAGGGATATAGTGTTAGTGGCAGGGAAAGGGCATGAGACATACCAGATCTTTAAGCATCAAACCATCGCTTTTGATGATAAGGAAATTGTGTGGGAGGTGCTATCGTCTCATGTCTAA
- a CDS encoding N-acetylmuramoyl-L-alanine amidase encodes MSNRYTLLTLCIFGANFGAAAESAPPQRVRRNEIIFIDPGHGGKDQGTASKEFHYEEKSLTLSLAFSVQSYLKRMGYKPVLTRTSDVYVDLGKRAALANQGKADIFISIHCNYSSNTSAFGTEVYFYNGKNNVISRSRASEVLANDLLNAMQKHGALKSRGVKNGNFAVIRETSMPAVLVETGFLSNSRERAALLDVRYRMHIAKGIAEGIHTFLTGPNFQKANLTNVKTRKLSAKAS; translated from the coding sequence ATGTCTAATCGTTATACCTTGCTTACGCTCTGTATCTTTGGAGCGAATTTTGGAGCTGCAGCTGAAAGCGCGCCTCCACAGCGTGTACGCCGCAATGAAATTATCTTCATTGACCCTGGACATGGTGGTAAAGACCAGGGAACGGCGAGTAAAGAATTCCATTATGAGGAAAAATCTCTTACCCTATCTCTTGCGTTTTCAGTGCAGAGCTATCTCAAAAGGATGGGGTATAAGCCGGTTTTAACCCGAACTTCAGATGTTTATGTGGATTTAGGGAAGAGAGCGGCTCTGGCAAATCAAGGCAAAGCTGATATTTTTATCAGTATTCATTGTAACTATTCATCTAACACGTCAGCCTTTGGTACTGAAGTATATTTTTATAATGGTAAAAATAATGTTATTTCTAGAAGTCGTGCCTCAGAAGTTTTAGCTAACGATCTTTTGAACGCGATGCAAAAACATGGGGCATTGAAAAGCCGCGGAGTAAAAAACGGAAACTTCGCTGTTATAAGAGAAACATCAATGCCAGCGGTTTTAGTTGAAACTGGTTTCTTATCGAATTCTAGAGAGCGCGCGGCCCTTTTAGACGTCCGCTACCGAATGCATATCGCCAAAGGCATAGCCGAAGGCATCCATACCTTTCTTACGGGTCCAAATTTTCAGAAAGCAAATTTAACGAATGTGAAGACCCGAAAACTTTCCGCAAAAGCGAGTTAA